One region of Rana temporaria chromosome 9, aRanTem1.1, whole genome shotgun sequence genomic DNA includes:
- the LOC120914498 gene encoding carbohydrate sulfotransferase 6-like: protein MMSPHLKFFILLSISLVFFSISQFLFNKTPFFTRSHYSAPKNKPVHLLIVSSWRSGSSFLGQIFNHHNDVFYLFEPGHSIWMKFQNESSELLHFPLRDLLRSLFTCDVSPLHQYLPNGGNHTSDLRFFGETRALCTPPFCSAFIPSEGYDRLKCYHRCKNYLLDRMKETCKTYSHVVMKTVRILDLSVLLPLFRDPAFNLHILHLVRDPRAVALSRKSFSLNTDDHIVLKADGNKNITISRVMEKICKSQVDINNVAKAAEVLRGRYMAIRLEDLSNEPLKYLKKMYSFAGLSLTKDLEQWVYNITHKEVEESLTFSRNSSKVVQKWRTDLDFNFVKQIQDNCKEAMDRFGYRPARSKTEQQNLTLDLVNKEWSLE from the coding sequence ATGATGTCACCACATCTTAAATTTTTCATCTTACTCTCGATTTCTCTTGTTTTCTTTTCTATATCCCAATTTCTTTTTAACAAAACTCCCTTCTTTACACGCTCACATTACTCTGCTCCCAAAAATAAACCGGTCCATCTCCTTATTGTGTCATCCTGGAGATCGGGTTCTTCATTCCTTGGACAGATCTTCAATCATCACAATGACGTCTTTTACCTCTTTGAGCCTGGACACTCTATCTGGATGAAGTTTCAGAATGAAAGTTCCGAGCTGCTACATTTTCCCTTAAGAGATCTTCTACGATCGCTTttcacctgtgatgtgtcccctcTTCATCAGTATCTTCCTAATGGGGGAAATCATACTTCTGACTTGCGCTTCTTTGGAGAAACTCGAGCGCTCTGCACCCCACCATTTTGTTCCGCCTTTATTCCTTCTGAAGGTTACGATCGCCTCAAGTGCTACCATCGTTGCAAAAATTATTTGCTGGATAGAATGAAAGAAACATGCAAGACATACAGCCACGttgtgatgaaaacagtccggatTTTAGACCTTTCTGTTCTGCTTCCCCTTTTCCGAGACCCTGCTTTTAATCTTCATATTTTGCACCTTGTAAGGGATCCCCGAGCTGTTGCTTTGTCAAGGAAATCCTTTAGTCTTAATACTGATGACCATATTGTACTTAAAGCTGATggaaataaaaatattacaataaGCAGGGTAATGGAGAAGATTTGCAAATCTCAGGTTGACATCAACAATGTGGCTAAAGCAGCTGAGGTGTTGCGAGGACGATATATGGCAATTCGACTTGAGGACCTTTCTAATGAACCTCTTAAATAccttaaaaaaatgtacagttttGCTGGCCTGTCTCTCACTAAAGACCTGGAACAGTGGGTTTACAATATAACTCATAAGGAGGTAGAAGAGTCCCTGACTTTCTCACGAAACTCCTCAAAGGTGGTCCAAAAATGGAGAACTGATCTGGACTTCAACTTCGTAAAACAGATTCAAGACAACTGCAAAGAGGCAATGGATCGGTTTGGTTACAGGCCGGCAAGATCCAAAACAGAACAGCAAAATTTGACTCTGGACTTAGTAAATAAAGAATGGTCATTGGAATAA